Proteins from a genomic interval of Arthrobacter sp. CAN_C5:
- a CDS encoding GntR family transcriptional regulator, which translates to MIDDAETDSRRPITAPAFVLAQLRRAIIAGELLPGQALRQDALAERFGVSRVPLREAFKVLEGEGQVVYAPHRGYKVATLSLTDLLEVYRIREILEAEAVRVSIRRSDDGVVGRLRAAALEVETASASGDLLAMTEANRRFHFLMVTAARMPRLEKLIQVLWDATETYRFVYYGDEVNRHRVEDEHRRIIDAFVARDAEQVITLLNEHRDHAVDALRTFLNAR; encoded by the coding sequence GTGATCGACGACGCCGAGACGGACTCCAGGAGGCCCATCACCGCCCCCGCTTTTGTGCTTGCACAGCTGCGTCGCGCCATCATCGCCGGTGAACTCCTTCCCGGACAGGCACTCCGGCAGGACGCTCTCGCCGAACGCTTCGGAGTCAGCCGTGTCCCACTCCGCGAAGCCTTCAAGGTGCTGGAGGGCGAAGGCCAGGTGGTGTACGCCCCGCACCGCGGCTACAAGGTTGCCACCCTCTCGCTCACCGACCTCCTCGAGGTGTACCGCATCCGGGAGATCCTCGAGGCCGAGGCCGTCCGGGTGTCGATCAGGAGGTCCGACGACGGCGTCGTCGGCAGGCTGCGCGCTGCAGCACTGGAGGTGGAGACGGCGAGCGCGTCCGGTGACCTGCTGGCCATGACCGAGGCCAACCGCCGGTTCCACTTCTTGATGGTGACCGCGGCCCGGATGCCGCGCCTCGAGAAGCTGATCCAGGTGCTGTGGGACGCCACTGAAACGTACCGGTTTGTCTACTACGGTGACGAAGTCAACCGGCACCGGGTGGAAGATGAACACCGCCGCATCATCGACGCATTCGTCGCCCGCGATGCCGAGCAGGTCATCACCCTCCTCAACGAACACCGCGACCACGCGGTCGATGCGCTCAGGACCTTCCTGAACGCCAGGTGA
- a CDS encoding NAD(P)H-dependent oxidoreductase: MSRPLRVVVVNGSPTERSKTMGLVRLITDSLAQKLEIEVHQTNVYQLGPSFTGATSREDLDASDEEEFAAVESADLLIAATPVYRGSFAGMFKHFFDLVGQYALTNKPVILVATGGSDRHALVIEHALRPLFGFFQAATTPWASTRTQAISTATWCSTPRCTAGSR; this comes from the coding sequence GTGAGCAGGCCGCTGCGCGTCGTCGTCGTCAATGGCAGCCCCACCGAACGGTCCAAAACGATGGGCCTGGTCCGGCTGATCACCGATTCGCTGGCGCAGAAGCTGGAGATTGAGGTCCATCAGACCAACGTCTACCAGCTGGGACCGTCCTTCACCGGGGCCACGTCCCGGGAGGACCTGGACGCGTCGGACGAGGAGGAGTTCGCGGCCGTGGAGTCCGCTGACCTGCTCATCGCCGCCACCCCCGTGTACCGGGGTTCCTTCGCGGGCATGTTCAAGCACTTCTTTGACCTGGTGGGCCAGTACGCGCTGACCAACAAGCCAGTGATCCTGGTCGCCACGGGAGGCAGCGACCGCCACGCCCTGGTGATCGAACACGCGCTGCGGCCACTCTTCGGGTTCTTCCAGGCGGCGACCACCCCGTGGGCTTCTACGCGAACTCAGGCGATTTCGACGGCGACATGGTGCTCAACGCCGAGGTGTACAGCCGGATCGAGGTGA
- a CDS encoding helix-turn-helix domain-containing protein, whose product MNDPVIPAHQAEADGGACPSFVAAMDVIGRRWSGIIIEAIGKGNTGFADVSRFVPQIGDTMLAKRLRELETDGLIQREVIDGRPIRVRYSLTVAGLALLPILRDITSWGHAYSVTEQATALTARAAPTDHNLSKGR is encoded by the coding sequence ATGAATGATCCAGTCATCCCTGCCCATCAGGCGGAGGCCGACGGCGGGGCGTGCCCCTCGTTCGTCGCCGCCATGGACGTCATCGGCAGACGCTGGAGCGGCATCATCATCGAGGCGATCGGCAAAGGGAACACCGGTTTCGCCGACGTCAGCCGCTTTGTCCCCCAGATCGGCGACACCATGCTGGCCAAACGCCTCCGTGAGCTCGAAACAGACGGCCTCATCCAGCGTGAAGTGATCGATGGGCGCCCCATCAGGGTGCGCTACTCGCTCACCGTCGCCGGGCTGGCGCTGCTGCCCATCCTCCGGGACATCACCTCGTGGGGACACGCCTATTCGGTGACCGAGCAGGCCACAGCACTCACAGCACGCGCGGCGCCCACAGACCACAACCTCAGCAAGGGACGATAA
- a CDS encoding M14 family zinc carboxypeptidase, with protein MKKSITAAALAGALLFTATPAAIAVGEGPGYGGKETINTSILRTYDEMAQFLQTQDAKQPHMELEVIGQSVKGRDLYLAKYIQNPDNPTILFLTQQHGNEQLTTEGALEYIKRLGTGKTGDVLDGVNVLVVPMLNADGAMGDVDFSLDDYIASGDRNLTRFNAVGVDLNRDHITKIQPETQALHDNVLAKYDVDYMIDLHHQGANSERDGRLVSGSILHPTTPNVDPEVLEGSKRLGAVVFDAVDSTGWGHLGKYAGGSAETISRNGIAVEYGISTLLFEMRGMSDHFNEGAILGQKSNGYLIKQTITTLDATVSALSDGSIDDADTSFWDTLAEQTTRAE; from the coding sequence ATGAAGAAATCGATTACGGCTGCCGCGTTGGCTGGAGCCCTGTTGTTCACGGCAACTCCTGCAGCCATTGCGGTAGGTGAAGGACCGGGGTACGGCGGCAAGGAAACCATCAACACGTCGATTCTGCGCACCTACGACGAGATGGCGCAGTTCCTGCAGACCCAGGATGCGAAACAGCCCCACATGGAACTGGAGGTGATCGGCCAGTCCGTCAAGGGACGCGACCTCTACCTGGCGAAGTACATCCAGAACCCCGACAATCCCACCATCCTCTTTCTGACCCAACAGCACGGCAACGAGCAGCTGACCACTGAGGGAGCCCTTGAGTACATCAAACGCCTGGGCACCGGCAAGACCGGCGATGTTCTCGACGGCGTGAATGTCCTGGTGGTGCCAATGCTGAATGCTGACGGCGCCATGGGCGATGTCGATTTTTCGCTCGACGACTACATTGCCAGCGGTGACCGGAATCTCACCCGGTTCAACGCCGTCGGCGTGGATTTGAACCGCGACCACATCACCAAGATTCAGCCTGAAACGCAGGCCCTCCACGACAACGTGCTGGCGAAGTACGACGTCGATTACATGATCGACCTTCACCACCAGGGCGCCAACAGCGAGCGGGATGGACGCCTGGTCTCCGGCTCAATCCTGCACCCGACCACGCCGAACGTGGACCCCGAGGTCCTGGAAGGGTCCAAACGGCTGGGGGCAGTGGTCTTCGATGCCGTTGACTCCACCGGGTGGGGGCACCTGGGTAAGTACGCCGGTGGCTCCGCTGAGACCATCAGCCGGAATGGAATCGCCGTCGAATATGGCATTTCCACGCTGCTTTTCGAGATGCGCGGCATGTCCGACCATTTCAACGAGGGAGCAATCCTTGGTCAGAAGAGCAATGGCTACCTGATCAAACAGACTATTACCACCCTGGATGCAACCGTGAGCGCGTTGTCGGACGGTTCAATCGACGACGCCGATACCTCGTTCTGGGACACGCTGGCTGAACAGACCACCCGCGCCGAGTAA
- a CDS encoding M14 family zinc carboxypeptidase — translation MGKFFRSTKLWALGAASVVALPLLGSGPALADANFPSTEGKTSTASILTYDDMVKDLKKLERNSRYDVDVFTLEEAGTEVNKSEQGQDLYVATVGNGPEDVWVQGRIHGNEPYGTESILSLLKNLGSNGSSDYQEIRDAFTIHFIPMYNPDGSEMNIRQTVLWDDTTNAPLLDAAGAEQRVDLNRDWVATQFRASESLAFYEYWTMVKPDYGIDIHHQGLKQEYGTGDDVTLSLGISLAPGGPTLPTLANGEYDILTRQMHGYVYEELSKTGFINMDRYQVGGGLEIDIKGGVVSAMMLGLDYQGLNPTGHSNPVVFFETSGNTSDGSLGQKARGKSIQQNILAMETLLLGLATEEVRDVDPDVWDDIPHAPVTGYLTDYAGIVPVTP, via the coding sequence ATGGGAAAATTCTTTAGATCAACCAAACTTTGGGCTTTGGGAGCGGCCTCGGTAGTTGCACTCCCGCTTCTCGGCAGCGGCCCCGCCCTGGCGGACGCGAACTTCCCCTCCACAGAGGGCAAGACCAGCACGGCAAGCATCCTCACCTACGACGACATGGTGAAGGACCTCAAAAAGCTGGAACGGAACAGTCGCTACGACGTGGATGTCTTCACCCTGGAGGAGGCCGGCACCGAGGTGAACAAGAGCGAGCAGGGCCAGGATCTCTACGTTGCCACGGTAGGAAATGGGCCCGAAGATGTGTGGGTGCAGGGTCGCATCCACGGCAACGAGCCGTATGGAACCGAGTCCATTCTGAGTCTTCTCAAGAATCTGGGCAGTAACGGATCAAGCGATTACCAGGAGATCCGGGACGCCTTCACGATCCACTTCATCCCGATGTACAACCCGGATGGAAGTGAAATGAACATTCGGCAGACCGTCCTCTGGGACGACACGACGAACGCGCCGCTGTTGGACGCTGCGGGAGCCGAGCAGCGCGTCGACCTCAACCGCGACTGGGTGGCAACCCAGTTCCGGGCCAGCGAATCCCTCGCGTTCTACGAATACTGGACCATGGTCAAGCCGGACTATGGCATCGACATTCACCATCAGGGCCTCAAGCAAGAGTATGGAACCGGCGACGACGTCACCCTGTCCCTAGGCATTTCCCTTGCGCCCGGCGGACCCACCTTGCCCACACTCGCAAATGGCGAATACGACATTCTCACCCGGCAGATGCACGGCTACGTGTACGAGGAACTCAGCAAGACAGGCTTCATCAACATGGACCGCTACCAGGTAGGAGGCGGCCTCGAGATCGACATCAAGGGGGGCGTGGTGTCAGCGATGATGCTCGGGCTCGACTATCAGGGCCTGAACCCGACCGGGCACTCCAACCCGGTGGTGTTCTTCGAAACATCAGGCAACACCAGCGATGGGTCGCTGGGGCAGAAGGCGAGGGGCAAGAGCATCCAGCAGAACATTCTCGCCATGGAGACCCTCCTGCTGGGACTGGCCACCGAGGAGGTGCGGGACGTCGACCCTGACGTGTGGGACGACATCCCGCACGCACCGGTCACCGGCTACCTGACCGACTATGCAGGAATCGTGCCGGTCACTCCGTAG
- the ybaK gene encoding Cys-tRNA(Pro) deacylase: MSRTPRATPATAALDAAGIPFTVRTYVPDPRAESYGTEAAAALGVAAPRVFKTLMVDVDGTLTVAVVPVSGTLNLKALAAARGGKKAVLAAGDVAERRTGYVLGGISPLGQRQQSPVVVDASALQFDTVLVSGGRRGLEIELAPADLIRASGAAVAAISQQ; this comes from the coding sequence ATGAGCCGCACCCCGCGCGCCACCCCGGCAACCGCCGCCCTGGATGCCGCTGGCATTCCCTTTACTGTCCGCACCTATGTCCCCGACCCGAGGGCTGAGAGCTACGGCACCGAGGCCGCAGCGGCGCTGGGCGTAGCAGCGCCGCGTGTTTTCAAGACGCTGATGGTGGACGTGGACGGCACCCTGACTGTCGCCGTCGTCCCGGTCTCCGGCACGCTGAACCTGAAGGCACTCGCGGCTGCCCGCGGAGGCAAGAAGGCGGTGCTGGCCGCTGGCGACGTGGCCGAGCGGCGCACCGGCTACGTGCTGGGCGGAATCTCACCCCTGGGGCAACGACAGCAAAGCCCGGTGGTCGTGGACGCGTCGGCGCTCCAGTTCGACACCGTCCTGGTGTCCGGCGGGCGGCGGGGACTGGAAATCGAGCTGGCGCCCGCGGACCTCATCCGGGCCAGTGGCGCCGCAGTGGCTGCCATCTCCCAGCAGTGA
- a CDS encoding acyltransferase family protein: MKHAVLNPGSINLQDGEGTFMMDREGTAVRGRRREAPATPPREGYRPEVQGLRALAVLMVVTYHIWFDRVSGGVDIFLLISAFLMTLTFVRRSERGTPFALLRHWVHLFKRLLPAVAVVLIATLVASLLFLPRARWSMVLDQSWASLFYFQNWLLAAESVDYYADTSVASPLQHFWSLSIQGQVFVLWPLLFLAASLIARRVNARFQSVAAVIFGAIFVVSLSFSIYQTNTNQSFAYFDTRARLWEFALGTLLALVLPRVNLPKTIAVAAGWIGLAGMLSVGYVLDVEGEFPGFVALWPLLSAALIIAAGQTGSRLGADRFLSWGPLVKMGDLSYALYLWHWPILVIYLVYRGRETVGPLGGLAIIGLSLALAYLTTRFVERPLRSQKRVEASKVRSLAVIAVCITLISASVASVQLVMKTQAQALVSQAQTENPGAYSLLPGFVDQSTGDSPPLPDLGSLDAEWGVLGEKCEGEHVPVGNDRAVRGCSFTPADGEPVKEILVIGDSHAEQWLEPIELMAQRNNYQVTALLLGGCSYGTESDARNEVCNTFNDAATEYALRMKPDAVFTMATISTKDTTEERSVAGIGEASAVLGDAGIPVIGMRDNPRFEVNMISCIEEHGQDAAECTFPVGEKLAATAPVPSAQETGGALRLMDLTDLICPEGVCTPVVGNVYVYLDDNHLTITYTATTLPEFEERFHAALG, from the coding sequence GTGAAACACGCTGTCCTGAACCCAGGAAGCATCAACCTCCAGGACGGCGAAGGGACTTTCATGATGGACCGCGAAGGCACCGCAGTCCGCGGTCGCCGCCGGGAAGCACCGGCCACCCCGCCGCGGGAGGGGTACCGCCCGGAGGTGCAGGGTCTTCGCGCGCTTGCCGTTCTGATGGTGGTGACCTATCACATCTGGTTTGACCGGGTCTCGGGCGGCGTCGATATCTTCCTGCTCATCTCAGCGTTCCTGATGACCCTGACGTTCGTCCGGAGGTCAGAGCGGGGAACCCCTTTCGCCCTCCTGCGGCACTGGGTGCACCTGTTCAAGAGACTGTTGCCCGCCGTCGCCGTCGTCTTGATCGCCACGCTGGTCGCTTCACTGCTGTTCCTGCCGCGGGCGCGCTGGTCCATGGTGCTCGACCAGTCGTGGGCCTCGCTCTTCTACTTCCAGAACTGGCTGCTCGCCGCCGAGTCAGTCGACTACTACGCGGACACCAGCGTGGCCAGCCCCCTCCAGCACTTCTGGTCCCTCTCCATCCAGGGACAGGTGTTCGTGTTGTGGCCGCTCCTGTTCCTGGCGGCGAGCCTGATCGCCCGGAGAGTCAACGCGAGGTTCCAGAGCGTCGCGGCAGTGATCTTCGGTGCGATCTTCGTCGTGTCCCTCAGTTTCTCCATCTACCAGACGAATACCAATCAGTCCTTCGCCTACTTCGACACCCGCGCCAGGCTGTGGGAATTTGCGTTGGGGACGCTGCTCGCCCTGGTCCTGCCGCGGGTCAACCTTCCCAAGACCATCGCCGTCGCGGCCGGCTGGATTGGGCTGGCTGGCATGCTCAGCGTCGGTTACGTGCTCGACGTCGAAGGCGAGTTCCCAGGTTTTGTTGCCCTCTGGCCGCTTCTGTCCGCAGCCCTCATCATCGCCGCAGGGCAGACGGGAAGCCGTCTCGGGGCGGACCGCTTCCTGTCGTGGGGGCCGCTGGTCAAAATGGGCGACCTGTCCTATGCGCTCTACCTCTGGCATTGGCCAATCCTTGTCATCTACCTGGTGTACCGGGGGCGAGAGACGGTCGGACCCCTCGGGGGGCTTGCCATCATCGGCCTGTCCCTGGCCCTTGCCTACCTCACCACACGCTTCGTCGAGCGGCCGCTTCGCAGCCAAAAGAGGGTTGAGGCGAGCAAGGTGCGGAGCCTGGCGGTGATCGCGGTCTGCATCACGCTGATCTCCGCCTCGGTGGCGAGTGTTCAACTGGTCATGAAGACCCAGGCCCAGGCCCTCGTGAGCCAGGCTCAAACCGAGAATCCCGGCGCCTACTCCCTGCTGCCCGGCTTCGTCGACCAGTCCACGGGCGATTCGCCGCCGCTGCCGGATCTGGGGAGCCTGGACGCCGAGTGGGGTGTTCTCGGCGAAAAGTGCGAAGGCGAGCATGTCCCGGTAGGAAACGACAGAGCTGTCCGCGGGTGTTCCTTCACCCCGGCGGACGGCGAACCGGTGAAAGAGATTCTGGTGATCGGTGATTCCCACGCCGAACAGTGGCTGGAACCGATCGAGCTGATGGCCCAGCGGAACAACTATCAGGTGACGGCTTTGCTGCTCGGCGGGTGCAGTTACGGCACCGAGAGCGACGCACGCAACGAGGTTTGCAATACGTTCAACGACGCCGCCACGGAGTACGCGCTGCGAATGAAACCCGACGCCGTGTTCACCATGGCGACCATTTCCACCAAGGACACCACTGAGGAGCGGTCCGTGGCGGGGATCGGTGAGGCCAGTGCGGTTCTGGGCGATGCGGGCATCCCGGTGATCGGAATGCGGGATAACCCCAGGTTTGAAGTGAACATGATCTCCTGCATCGAAGAGCACGGGCAGGATGCCGCCGAGTGCACCTTCCCGGTCGGCGAGAAACTCGCCGCAACAGCGCCGGTGCCGTCAGCTCAGGAAACCGGCGGGGCACTCCGGCTGATGGATCTCACCGACCTGATCTGCCCCGAGGGGGTCTGCACCCCGGTGGTGGGCAACGTCTATGTCTACCTGGACGACAACCATCTCACCATCACCTACACGGCCACCACGCTCCCCGAGTTTGAGGAACGCTTCCACGCGGCTCTGGGCTGA
- a CDS encoding DUF2945 domain-containing protein — protein sequence MALSKGTSVEWNTPQGTTYGKIVEKKTSDFQLDGNTHRASEDEPQYIVESGKTGARAAHKASALTEKSA from the coding sequence GTGGCACTGAGCAAAGGCACGTCCGTGGAGTGGAACACTCCGCAGGGCACCACCTACGGGAAAATTGTCGAGAAGAAGACCAGCGACTTCCAGCTGGACGGCAACACGCACCGCGCCAGCGAGGACGAGCCACAGTACATCGTCGAGTCCGGTAAAACAGGGGCCCGTGCTGCCCACAAGGCGAGCGCCCTCACCGAGAAGTCGGCCTAG
- a CDS encoding FAD/NAD(P)-binding oxidoreductase: protein MTHHQIVIIGGGNAGISLAARLRRYGAKDIAVLEPSSDHLYQPLFSHIAGGTAQAAEAIRPQRSVIPRGVTWVQDAAVDVDAAHNTVLLASGARLGYDQLVVCPGIQKDWNAVPGLADAMASEYGASNYEIELAPKAWDLLRTLRSGTVVFNLPPGPLTCGGAAQKPMYLGCDYWAQQGVLADIRVVLVVPTPTVFAEAVANEELNRKIAEYGIELRCNSEVTAVDAAGRTVTVQDNLAGGTETLSYDVLHAVPPQSAPDWLKSTDLPALGDPSGFVEVDPETLRSIRYPAVWSLGDAAATLNSKSGAALREQTLVVAKNLRAVLKGKKVSAKYNNYSACPFTVSRSTVVFSEFDDQYRAKPSIPWKGIMRERRATFVLERRILPHVYWKLILKGRA from the coding sequence GTGACCCACCATCAGATAGTCATCATCGGCGGGGGGAACGCCGGGATCTCCCTCGCAGCACGGTTGCGCCGTTACGGTGCCAAGGACATTGCTGTGCTGGAGCCCAGCTCCGACCACCTCTACCAGCCGTTGTTTTCCCATATTGCCGGCGGAACCGCCCAGGCTGCTGAGGCCATCAGGCCGCAAAGATCGGTGATTCCCCGCGGGGTGACCTGGGTGCAGGACGCCGCGGTCGACGTCGACGCGGCCCACAACACAGTTCTGCTGGCCTCCGGCGCCCGGCTTGGCTACGACCAGCTGGTGGTTTGCCCCGGCATTCAGAAGGACTGGAACGCGGTGCCCGGTCTGGCCGACGCCATGGCCTCGGAGTACGGCGCCTCGAACTACGAGATTGAGCTGGCGCCCAAGGCCTGGGACCTGCTGCGCACCTTGCGCAGCGGAACGGTGGTATTCAACCTGCCGCCGGGTCCCCTGACCTGCGGGGGCGCCGCCCAGAAGCCCATGTACCTGGGCTGCGACTATTGGGCCCAGCAGGGAGTCCTGGCTGACATCCGGGTGGTCCTGGTGGTTCCCACCCCCACGGTCTTTGCGGAAGCGGTGGCCAACGAGGAGCTCAACCGCAAGATCGCCGAGTACGGAATCGAGCTGCGTTGCAACAGCGAGGTCACCGCGGTCGACGCCGCCGGAAGAACCGTCACAGTGCAGGACAACCTGGCCGGCGGGACGGAAACCCTGAGTTACGATGTGCTGCACGCCGTTCCGCCGCAGTCGGCTCCTGACTGGCTCAAATCAACCGATCTCCCGGCCCTGGGAGACCCCTCGGGGTTCGTCGAGGTGGACCCGGAAACCCTGCGGTCCATCAGGTACCCGGCCGTCTGGTCTCTCGGAGACGCGGCAGCCACCCTGAACTCGAAGTCGGGTGCCGCGCTCCGTGAGCAGACCCTGGTGGTGGCCAAGAACCTGAGGGCAGTCCTCAAGGGCAAGAAGGTCAGTGCGAAGTACAACAACTACTCGGCGTGCCCGTTCACGGTGTCGCGGTCCACGGTGGTGTTCTCCGAGTTTGACGACCAGTACCGGGCGAAGCCGTCCATTCCGTGGAAGGGCATCATGCGGGAACGGCGGGCCACCTTTGTCCTTGAACGCCGCATCCTGCCCCACGTCTACTGGAAGCTGATTCTGAAGGGGCGCGCCTAA
- a CDS encoding uracil-DNA glycosylase, with product MARRMADPAYRAQQWERRYDPNIEEINRMCDTLAEQKPDRSLPYIDPAHDLDECRIVSLFSNPGANLASGFVSAENDDQSAIRTAEIYESVGLQPKFVMPWNVYPWYVTEVKEKALTPEQIDEGVKPLLAFLQRVSRASALVAHGTDAHKVARRLTQLENRAIQRRGFKVYKVRSTGDRAFAGSPAKQEVWRQEMQAAYTDAMARAGISRA from the coding sequence TTGGCACGACGCATGGCGGACCCGGCTTACCGAGCACAGCAATGGGAACGACGTTACGACCCGAATATCGAAGAAATCAACCGGATGTGTGACACTCTGGCCGAGCAGAAGCCGGACCGTTCACTTCCCTACATTGACCCGGCACACGACCTTGACGAATGTCGCATTGTGAGTCTGTTCTCCAACCCGGGCGCGAACCTCGCCTCAGGATTTGTGTCCGCGGAGAACGACGATCAGAGTGCCATCCGCACTGCCGAGATTTACGAGAGCGTTGGGCTGCAGCCCAAGTTCGTGATGCCCTGGAACGTTTACCCCTGGTATGTCACAGAGGTGAAGGAGAAGGCGCTCACCCCCGAGCAGATCGACGAGGGCGTCAAGCCGTTGTTGGCATTCCTGCAGCGTGTCTCGCGTGCCTCAGCCCTGGTGGCTCACGGCACCGATGCGCACAAGGTGGCGCGCCGCCTCACGCAGCTGGAAAACCGGGCCATCCAGCGCCGCGGTTTCAAGGTGTACAAGGTGCGTTCCACTGGAGATCGCGCGTTTGCGGGCTCTCCGGCGAAGCAGGAGGTGTGGCGCCAGGAAATGCAGGCCGCCTACACTGACGCGATGGCTCGGGCTGGCATCAGCCGCGCCTGA
- a CDS encoding class I SAM-dependent methyltransferase, with protein MNEETLWAAENREHPGHSTRYIQRFEVMRAEGRDLHGEARVLDAMAARGSQILDAGCGTGRVGGELARRGHQVTGVDADAELIAAAQRDHPQSQWQVADLSTLALRRTFDLIVCTGNVLPFLAPGTAPDVLRRLHAHLVPDGRLVVGFGSDRGYSAESLFADAAAAGLASSAQFSTWELRPWEPSSSFLVSILTRTN; from the coding sequence CCCCGGCCACTCCACCCGGTACATCCAGCGCTTCGAGGTGATGCGCGCGGAGGGCCGGGACCTGCATGGTGAGGCGCGGGTTCTCGACGCGATGGCCGCCCGCGGCAGCCAGATCCTCGACGCTGGCTGCGGCACCGGCCGGGTCGGCGGGGAACTGGCCCGGCGGGGCCATCAGGTCACCGGCGTCGACGCGGACGCCGAGCTGATCGCCGCCGCGCAGCGCGATCACCCTCAATCCCAATGGCAGGTCGCGGACCTGAGCACGCTCGCGCTCCGGCGGACCTTTGACCTGATCGTCTGCACTGGAAATGTGTTGCCGTTCCTGGCACCCGGCACCGCTCCGGACGTGCTGCGCCGGCTGCACGCTCACCTGGTTCCGGACGGCCGGCTGGTCGTGGGGTTTGGCAGCGATCGCGGGTATTCAGCGGAGAGTCTTTTCGCCGATGCGGCCGCTGCGGGCCTGGCATCCAGCGCACAGTTTTCCACCTGGGAGCTCCGGCCGTGGGAGCCGTCGTCGTCGTTCCTGGTCTCGATCCTCACGCGCACGAATTAG